Genomic segment of Rhodococcus sp. W8901:
CGGAAATAGCGACCGAAGCATGACGAAATCTAAGGGGCGGGGAGTCATGAAACGACTCATCTTCGCATTGGCAGCGATGCTGGGGCTACTGGGCGTGTTCACACCCACGGCATCCGCGGAAACTCCGATCAATCAGTGTGTCGGCACCTGGTCCGTCGTCGTCGGCGGACTGAACAACAACAATTCGGACGGCTTCTTCAACCAGAACCAGCGCGTCGGTTACAACAGCTACGACACCCGAGCCGGGGTCAACGAGCTGAACCGGCTCACGCGGGATCATCGCCGGTTCTGTCCCGGCGACCACATCAAGATGGTCGGCCATTCCGGTGGCGCCGCGGTCGTTCATGTCTGGCTCACGGAGAACGGAACCGGGTTCGGCAACATCAACGCTGTCCTGCTCGCAGACCCGAAACGCCCTGCGGGACCGGGCGGTCCGGGGTTCGCGCAGACCGACTTCCCGTTCAACCTCTACCCGCCGCTGGCGGGTGCGGACAACTTCTACAGCGGAGTGCCGGTGTGGACGGTGTGCAACAACAGCGACCACATCTGCAACTCGCAGGCGACTTGGGACGGCTACTTCGTCGGCGGCACACACGACGCCTACGACAAGGACGTCAACCACTACTCTGACTGGGGTAACGGCCAGGACTACCGCTGGTTCTGAGACGAGGCTACGGCCGACGACATCTCGCAGAACGTCGTCGGCCGTAGCTTCCTCGATGGTCACCCAGCGGCGGCGCTCCACCGATACCTGGCCGAGCCAGTCACGTGGATACACACGGCAACCCCTTCGCGTCTGCGTCCAGACCGTGTCCCCGCGCTGAACCGTGGTGCTGGGGTTTTGCCTGTTTGGCGGGAAACGAGTGCACCGTCAATACCGTTTGAACATGGGGGCACTACTGCAGGGGTGGAGTCGCGTTTGGACGCGACGACGGCTACGTCGATTGCGTCGACTGTGCCGAGCGCTCAGCGGTGCCGGGGCGAATGTGGCACACCAACTCCGCCGCCTGCGTTGCTCTTTGAGGTTCTCGCGACGTTCGGTGCCCGATCGGCCCGCGAGAGTCGCGGTCCCACGGACATGGTCGCCGGCACGTGCCCACAGGAAGGGCTGGAATCGGCGACAGCGCATCCCCAGCGTCACCGACACCAGCCAGAAATCCAAGTCTCTCGAGCGGTGAGCTCGCAGTAGCCGAGCTACTGCGAACTTGCCGCTCTCCGTGTCTCTAACCACCGATCTTCACGGATATGGAGCAAGGACATGGCCACCATCTACATCGATGCCACACGATTCTCCACAGTCGTCGTCTGCACCTGCGGCTGGCGGGGTATCACCGGAAACCTCGTGACCGCATGGGGCGCCGGCGCAGCCCACTTGAGAATCTGCCACGAAGACCTCCCCTCTGCACGCCGCGCCTTGCAGGCCGCACGCGACGCCCGATACCGACGACAAGCGAAAGCCTCTGGACAGCAAAAAGACTCTGCCGGCAACGGACCTTCCCCCCGCGTAGACCGCACCACCCGGCCACCGCGGCGCCCCGACATGGCCACCACCGAGACCGAGTCGACCAGACCCGCACCGGACTCTCTCGGCTCGACCCGAGGAAGCGCGGATCTCCCGGACCGCTCGAATATTCGGGAAACGAGTGCACCCTCAATAAATTAGATATTGCGCACCAACGGCCTCCCCCCAATAACAGAAAGGTCCCCCGAGGCCCCTTTCATCAGCTCTCGTTTCAGCCGATGACATCGCGCAAAATTAAGCATCTGGGCCGAACGGCTCTATTTGACGTGCCTACGAATCAAAGATTCGAGGCCCGGATCCTTCACTGCGATGAGGCGTTCATCAGCAACCCCTCACTGCCACCAAGAAGAGGGACAGAAAAATGAGAAGAACACTCGATGTCTCGCACTCGCCGTCAGCGCATTCCACGCGTAATGGCGCGCTCCGACATGTCCGCACAGGGCCCCGTAGACGGCCGGGGAGTCACCCCCGCCGCCAACTGAATATGGCTTCCCAGGCCGTTCGTCCTCCCGATGGAGCAAGCCCCTTTGTCCACCAGCTCCCCCAAGTCGCCGGAATCACCAACAGAAGGAGAATCATGAAGCGCATTTTGATCGTCCTCGCGTCGATCGCGGCACTCATCCTGCCGACGCTCGCATTCGCTCCGGCGGCTTCGGCTGCAACCGGCGTCGTCTCGAACGGCATCGCTTGGACGCCACACGCATCGCAGCCACCGAACGCAGCACCGGACAAGCCGAACGGCGACTACTGCACCCTCGCAGTCGTGGGCACCGACAACTCCGGCAACAAGGTCGCGATCTCGGCAGCGCACTGCGCGAGCATCCTGCCGGACACCGTCAACAACCTTCCGGGGAGTTGGGTCCCTGACGGGTCGCCGGTCTATCGGTGGACCCCGAACAACGGCCCCCGTCAGCAGATCGGGCACATCTCGTATCGCAGCTGGAATGGCACCGGATACCCCGTTCAGCCCGAAGATCGGAACGTCCCCACGGCGTTCGGCACCGACTACCTGGTGATCAAGTTGAACGACGACGCGATCCTGCAGTCGAACGGTCCGGGTGTCCGCATCGACGGTGTCGGGGTCGCGAATCCGCCGAACTTCAGCGTCCTGTGCAAGGACGGCCAGTCGACCGGCATCACCTGCGGGGCCATCTGGGGTCAGAACGCGACCCGAATGAGCAACCTGGCGGTCGGATGGAACGGGGACAGCGGCGGTCCTGCATGGATCGACACGAATCCCGGCAAGATCGTCGGCTACAACCGTGGCGCGGGCGAGTACGTGAAGTTCTCGGCGGTGCTGAACGAGATCAACTCTCCCGGCAGCCCCTACCCCGTGGGCAAGGGCTTCGTGCCGACCAACAACTGACAACACGACAGCGGGCCAGGCGCTCAAATCAGTGCTTGGCCCGTTGTCGGGTCGGCTCATCCAAATGTCCGGTACCACCATGCGATCGCCGCCGTGACGGCGACACCGAGCGGTCCCCAGTATCCGGGATCCAGCATCTCGATCATCTCCTCTCAGGGGCCGTGTCCGCCGAGGTCGCACGGGGGTCACAGCCCAGATCGTGCGCCGCCACTCTGCAGCGGGAGTCACCCACATCCGGCTACTAGGGATCATGTGCAAACCCCGGGGATGCTCGACCGGCCCGACCCTGTCAGGTCAGGCTAGACCTCAGGGGTGGCCGAGCGGAAGGTTTTGAATGGACATCCACTCCACCTACCAGTGGAAACAGCTATCAACGCGGCTCCGGCTCGATCTGCACAATCGACCGGAACCCCGACCCCGACCCTCGACAGCGACGCTACCGGTCCGAGGATTCGGTGCTGGTCACGTAGGGGCACGATGTCGGACATGGCGGTGGCGCCGTCGGCGATGGCCACTGCCAGATTGCCGATGACCCGGCCACGGGCGTGGACTACATCGGGGCGGTGCAGTGCGTCGGATTACTCGCTTGTCAGGCCCGTGCGATCGGCGAGTAGTCGGGTGATCACGCTCCCGGTGTGTGGCTCGGCTTACCGGAGCGTGAACCCACGGCGCCGTTCATCGCGGAGAAGGGGCAGCCATCGGTCGATCTGGCATCTGGTGCAGAACTTCGTATTTGGCGAGCGTTGCGCTGAGAATCTCCTGGTTCTCGGCGCGTTTGCGTTGGGCGAGTTCAGTGTCGAGTTGTGTGATCCGCTCCCGCAGGGTTGCGGGTGCGGTGGGGTTGTCCGGCTCTGGTGCCGGCCAGACACTGTACGAACGGCTCCGACAGAAAACACGAGACCCGTTGTCATAGGCCTCCTTCAGTTGCACAGCTAGGCTGCGGATCCGCTGCGCCTGGCCTTCCGTAGGCTCTGGCGCTCCGCGGGGCTCATTCCGCCCCAGATGCCATACCTCTCGTTGCACTGCAGGGCGTGTTCGAGGCAGCTGGTGAGGACGGGGCACTGCTGGCAGAGCATCTTCGCCTTCTTGTTGCTGGCGCCGTCGCCTTGTCGGGGGAAGAACAATTCGGGGTGCCTCCTGCACAGGCCACGCGATTGCCACGACGTGGGGGGCTGCTCGTTCGTCTCATCTGCTGAGCTCATTGCTGCATGGTGCACAGTAGCCAGGACAGTTCGGGCAGTCGCGATCTACTTAGCCTGAATCCACCGATCCTTTGGGATAGGTAAAAGGTCTTCGCTCGGAACATGTTGCCGTTCAGATGATTTGAGTGCGTCTGAGCCTGTCTGCCGCTTCACCTGGCAGGTGATGGTCGTTCGTGGCTGGTCGGGGCGCTACGGAAGCATAGAATGGCAGGCCGCAGGCCGGGGATGTGCGACTCCCTAGCGACTGGTGCCGGGCTTGGGCTAGGCGACGGTTCCGGCGAGGATCGCTTCGATGCCTGCGCGAAACCGTTGGTCGCGGTTGTCGCCGAGGATGGTGATGGCGTCGGAGACGCCGTCCGGTTCGACTAGTTCGTGGCCGGGAGGCATCTGAATGAGACTGTCCCATTCGCCGTTGGCGACCAGACCGAGGTAGGCCTGCTCCTCGATGACGAATCCGACGGTGAAGTTGCGCAGCACGTATGCGAGGTTCCCGGCGTCGAAGGACGGAAGGGCGATCGCGTGCAGGAGTGTGCGCAGTGTTGCACCGAGAGCCGCCGTCGCGGCGAACGGCGAGTAGGAGCCGGCGACGATGCGGCCGCCGTCTCGAAACTGCAGCATCGCGGCCCGCATGCGCATGCAGCAGGCGATGACCTGTTCGGCAGTCGGCCGGTCGGTGTCGATGTCGGACAGATCGATGGTGGCGTAGACGGCGTCGGCCATCGCGCGGCGCAGGTCGCGTTGGTCGCGGAAATGCTTGTAGATGGCGCCCGGGGAGACGCCGGCGGCGACTGCCAGACGCCGCATCGTCAGGGCGTCGAGGCCGTGCTCGGTCACGTAGCCATGGGCGATCGCCACGAGTCGGTCCCGGGTCAGTCCGCGTGCAGCCATGGCTGTCGAGCCTACGACGGAGGGGTTGACCACCGCCTCGGGCACGCTCTACCGTCACCCAAGTGAACACTGTTTACCAGTCGTCCTCGGTGGCGAAGCCCCGTGTCCCATTGGCCGTGGTGCTCGTCCTGGCGTGTGGCGCGCAGCTGATGGTGATCCTGGACGGGCTGGTGGTGAACGTGGCTCTGCCCCAGATACGCATCGATCTGGGCATGTCGCCATCGGCGCTGCAGTGGGTCGTCAATGGGTATCTGGTCACCTTCGGCGGCTTGTTGCTGCTGGCCGCCCGTGCCGCCGATTTCATCGGTCACCGGCGAGTCTTCCTCGCGGGAATCGCGGTGTTCACCCTCGCCAGCCTCGCGGGCGGTCTCGCTCACGACCCGACTGTGCTGATCGCGGCGCGTCTGGCGCAGGGTGTCGGTGCGGCGGCGTTGGCGCCGAGCAGCCTGAGCCTGCTCACCGCGACCCACACCGGCGACCGCCGTGCTCGCGCGTTGGCGATCTGGAGCGCCACCTCCAGCTCGGCCGGTGCGCTCGGCTTGGTGCTCGGCGGTGTGATCACCGGTGCCCTGGGTTGGCGCTGGGTACTGCTCATCAACGTCCCCATCGGCGTGTTGTTGTGGTTCTTGGCGACGGCGACCCTCGCGCCGGCGCAGGTGCGTGCGAGGTGGGCGCTCGACGAGCCCGGCGCGGTGACGGTCACCCTCGGTGTCGGGGTGCTGACCTATGGCATCTCCCAAGCCGGGGTGCACGGCTGGGCGTCGGCCTACGTCGTAGTGCCCCTTGGTGCCGCGGTCGCTCTTCTCGGGCTGTTCGTTCTCGTCGAGCGGCGCAGCTCGAATCCACTTGTGCCCTTGTCGATTCTGCGCCGACGCAATATCGTGGTCGGGAACACCGTTATTGCGGGACTCGGCGCGATCATGACCGCCACGATGTACTTCTTGTCGCTCTACCTGCAGCAAGTCCTCGGAAATAGTCCACTGCGGACCGGTCTCGCGCTGGTACCGATGAGCATCGTGCTCACGCTCGGTGCGCTCGCCTCGAGGTCGCTGCTTGCCGCATTCGGGGTACGCCGTCTCATCACCGCGGGAGGTCTTCTGATGGCGGCCGGGCTCTTCTGGCTCGCGACCATCACCACGCACAGCGGCTACGTGCTGCACATTCTCGGACCGACGCTCGTGTGGGCTGCTGGGGCGAGCATCGTCATCATGCCGTGCGTCGCCCTGGCTACCACCGGCATCGACGCCGAGCACGCGGGCCTCGCCTCGGGACTGGTCAACACCGCGCGGGGAACAGGCGGTGCGGTCGGACTCGCGATCTTGGCGACCACCGCCGCCACGGTGACCGCGCACTCGAACGCAGCGGACTCGTTGGAGCGCCTCGTCCAGGGATACAGCGCCGCCATCGTTTGCCGCAGCGATCATCGCCACGCTTGTGGCAGTCCTCGCGGTCGCCGCTCGAGCGGCAGAGGCCAACAGCACCGAAGCAGACAAGGCCACGCGAGGAGATCGATAGCGCCGCGCACCGTCTGTGATGACTCACCTCTCGCCGTCACGCCCGGTCACCGCGATCCGGTTCGATGATCCGAATCTGCTTGCTTACGCGGGCCTCGAACCGCTCGTGCGACTTGCACGCGTGACCGGCCTGGGAGCATTGGCCGATGAACATCTGAGTGTGCCGACTGACAAGGGAGCCAACGCCGGGTTGAAAGTCACCTCGCTGGTGGCAGGGATGATCGCCGGTGCCGACAGCATCGACGATATGGCGCTTCTACGGCACGGCGCGATGAACAAAATTCTTGAGCGACCCTATGCGCCTTCCACGCTCGGCTCGTTCCTGCGAGCATTCAGATTCGGGCATGTCCGGCAACTCGACGCTGTCGCATCACGGCTACTGGCAAACCTCGCGGCCCGAACACCACTGGTTGCCGGGATCAACACCGACCGGGTTCTCGTCGACGTCGACGACACGATCATCGAGGTCCACGGGTATAAGAAGGAGGGCTCCGGCTACGGATACTCCGGTGTCCGCGGCTTGAACGCACTGTTCGCGACGATCACCACCGAACAGGCCGCACCCGTGATCGCCTCACAGCGCCTACGTAAGGGCTCTTGCGGATCACCGCGTGGAGCCACCCGCATCGTGGCTGACACTCTCGCTACGGTTCGTCGTCTACGCCGCCCGGATGCGCCGAGCCACATACTGCTGCGCGCCGATTCAGCGTTCTACGGGCACGCGACAATCGGGGCCGCAATCAAGGGCGGCGCGGACGTATCAGTCACCGTTCGCCTCGATCCCAAGGTCCGTGCCGCCATCGCGCAGATCGAAGCTGACGCATGGGTTCCGATCGAGTACACCGACGCCGTCTACGACGAGCCGACCGGCCAGTGGATCTCCCAGGCCGAGGTCGCCGAAGTTCCGTTCACCGCATTCACCTCGAGGAAGGCGAGCGAGCAGGTTTGCGGGCGCCTGGTCGTTCGACGGATCCCCGATCTGCGCACGAAAGCCAACGATGGACAAGAGTCGTTGTTCGACACCTGGCGATTCCACGCCTTCTTCACCACCACCGACCGCGCAGAACTCGACACAGTCATGGCGGACAAGACCCACCGGCATCACGCGATCATCGAGCAGGTTCACTCCGACTTGAAGAACGGACCCCTGGCGCACATGCCCTCAGGGAAGTTCACTGCCAACAGCGCATGGCTGACGCTGGCCGCCATGGCATTCAACCTCACCCGAGCAGCCGCAACCATCGCCGGCGGCACGCTCGCCAAGGCCGCCACGGCGACGATCCGCCGCACACTGATTACCGTCCCAGCCCGGATCGCCTCCTCCGCACGACAACGGACCCTGCACCTACCTCGATCCTGGCCCTGGGCAACCGCATGGACCACGCTGTTCACCAGCGTCTGCGGGCCCCACCCAATCAGACAGCCACCTGACCACAGCCGCACACGGCACGACCTAAGGAAACCAGTGGAACAACCGACATCGGTGGTCGGGAGCGCACTCATGTCCACAATCGCGGACGATGATTCAATTGCGAAACCGACTACTAATCAACCTGATCGGTGGATTCGGGCTTAGCGCTGGCCGTTGGGGCGTCGGCCACGCTGTGAGCCTCCGGGATGAGTTCGGGTCAGGTCGGTGGCATCGAGTGCGGTGCGGTCACGGATCTGATCGGCGGGTCGTACGGAGCTCCGTCGACGATTTGCGTCGTGTTCGTAGTGTCCTGGGTTCGATCTACATTTCCGTTGAATCGATCAGAAGCGTCGGGACGTCAACCGGCGCAACGTCACTCAGCGAGGAGCTCTCATGTCTTTCGATCCAGTTTCTCTTCTGGTCGCCGGTGCGGCCGCTGCCGGAGCAGCGATCCAGGGTGCCGCGGTGCCGCCCGTCGTCGAAGAAACCAGTGCGCAAATCGTCGAAGCGGTACAGAGTGCGGCACCGCAAATGCAGGAGGCGCTCGCGCCGTACCTTCAGGATGTGCCGCCGCCGGTCATCGATCACTGGAATGAGGCGGTCGGTGCGCTCGTCCCCGGCCTCGAGGTGCCTGGTCGTGTCACCGATCCGCAGCTACCGCCGTCGGACCCGTCTCCTGTCGAGTCCGACGCGCCATCACCTCACGGTGCGCCCGATCTGCAGGCAGCTGCATCTCCCGTCACGGTAGCCACCCCGCCGGCGGCCTCGATCCCTTCGCTCTCCGGGCTAGGAACGGTGTTCAGCGGTTCGCTGGCACTGCCAGATCTGGTATTCGACCCGACCCTTCCCCGCGACGTCGAGGCAGCGCGCCGCATCATCGAAGCCGCGTTGACCGCGATCGGCTTGCCCTACCAGTGGGGTGGAGGCGCACTCGATGGTCCGACCATGGGCGACGGAACCGGGGGTCCGACAGCTGGTTTCGACTGCTCTGGACTGACGCGTTTCGCGGTCTACCAGGCGACTGGAGGCCGAATCTTGCTCCCGCGCACATCGCAAGTGCAGTTCACTTCCGGTAGGCAGGTGCCGTGGGGCGAGGCGCAGCCGGGCGATCTACGGTTCGGGAACTGGCAGGCCGATGGCGCCAACCACGTCGCGATCTACCTCGGAGAGGGGCGCATGATCGAGGCTCCGCAGACCGGGCAGCTGGTGCAGATCAGCGCTGTGCGTTCGGACATGCTTCCAGTCCGCGTTGTCTGACGGTCTCACAGCTACTGCGCGCATCATGCGAGGGTCGGATCTGATTCCGCATCGGGTTTTCGGCACTCTCGCGTACAGGCTCGCGTCGACGGGGCGACGATAGGGTCGTCCGGAGAGGGGGAAAGATGGCTCGGCGATTCAGGGATGTCGATGCGCTGAGGCTGGTGCTCGACGTCGGAGGCACACCGGTCGGCGC
This window contains:
- a CDS encoding WhiB family transcriptional regulator, with protein sequence MSSADETNEQPPTSWQSRGLCRRHPELFFPRQGDGASNKKAKMLCQQCPVLTSCLEHALQCNERYGIWGGMSPAERQSLRKARRSGSAA
- a CDS encoding TetR/AcrR family transcriptional regulator; protein product: MAARGLTRDRLVAIAHGYVTEHGLDALTMRRLAVAAGVSPGAIYKHFRDQRDLRRAMADAVYATIDLSDIDTDRPTAEQVIACCMRMRAAMLQFRDGGRIVAGSYSPFAATAALGATLRTLLHAIALPSFDAGNLAYVLRNFTVGFVIEEQAYLGLVANGEWDSLIQMPPGHELVEPDGVSDAITILGDNRDQRFRAGIEAILAGTVA
- a CDS encoding MFS transporter; this translates as MNTVYQSSSVAKPRVPLAVVLVLACGAQLMVILDGLVVNVALPQIRIDLGMSPSALQWVVNGYLVTFGGLLLLAARAADFIGHRRVFLAGIAVFTLASLAGGLAHDPTVLIAARLAQGVGAAALAPSSLSLLTATHTGDRRARALAIWSATSSSAGALGLVLGGVITGALGWRWVLLINVPIGVLLWFLATATLAPAQVRARWALDEPGAVTVTLGVGVLTYGISQAGVHGWASAYVVVPLGAAVALLGLFVLVERRSSNPLVPLSILRRRNIVVGNTVIAGLGAIMTATMYFLSLYLQQVLGNSPLRTGLALVPMSIVLTLGALASRSLLAAFGVRRLITAGGLLMAAGLFWLATITTHSGYVLHILGPTLVWAAGASIVIMPCVALATTGIDAEHAGLASGLVNTARGTGGAVGLAILATTAATVTAHSNAADSLERLVQGYSAAIVCRSDHRHACGSPRGRRSSGRGQQHRSRQGHARRSIAPRTVCDDSPLAVTPGHRDPVR
- a CDS encoding cutinase family protein — its product is MKRLIFALAAMLGLLGVFTPTASAETPINQCVGTWSVVVGGLNNNNSDGFFNQNQRVGYNSYDTRAGVNELNRLTRDHRRFCPGDHIKMVGHSGGAAVVHVWLTENGTGFGNINAVLLADPKRPAGPGGPGFAQTDFPFNLYPPLAGADNFYSGVPVWTVCNNSDHICNSQATWDGYFVGGTHDAYDKDVNHYSDWGNGQDYRWF
- a CDS encoding NlpC/P60 family protein; the encoded protein is MSFDPVSLLVAGAAAAGAAIQGAAVPPVVEETSAQIVEAVQSAAPQMQEALAPYLQDVPPPVIDHWNEAVGALVPGLEVPGRVTDPQLPPSDPSPVESDAPSPHGAPDLQAAASPVTVATPPAASIPSLSGLGTVFSGSLALPDLVFDPTLPRDVEAARRIIEAALTAIGLPYQWGGGALDGPTMGDGTGGPTAGFDCSGLTRFAVYQATGGRILLPRTSQVQFTSGRQVPWGEAQPGDLRFGNWQADGANHVAIYLGEGRMIEAPQTGQLVQISAVRSDMLPVRVV